In one Brienomyrus brachyistius isolate T26 chromosome 5, BBRACH_0.4, whole genome shotgun sequence genomic region, the following are encoded:
- the eif2ak1 gene encoding eukaryotic translation initiation factor 2-alpha kinase 1 isoform X1 — MWSGEGKPTEESSSNDRILVRRNVGYKSRRFSGNVFELPKEDEEDLQFDTSDSAENGEVLISGKQYLSIQDFASTIPNHLLLGSLLEHLCFVYEKDQQRSRMLFKVIGQRLAAMNLLSPLAVSDEFSTVRLQHNRAFAELLHAASTSLFHQDHRYLNTDNQSLKTRPKDGLFQAQTSRYLSEFEEICGLGKGSYGKVFQVRNKLDGQLYAVKKILIKHVTREDCRKVLREVKLLSSVQHPNIVGYHTAWMEHVQSSEENPKSVISNLPALKPSSMKDSDGSSIVFESSYCPEANMQDSLKEASTAEGVPGSTPEQSEAVCSKGRSTMDNFVPCVFLGDPHVTAVNGCPVANWDGSALTEGQSNRSMFELNNSYFETDSHQCSDKHTQKMQLQLMLYIQMQLCKLSLRDWILERNQGSTSPSDPYGSVDVEKTFRILRAILEGVDYIHSRGIMHRDLKPRNIFLHGPDCHVKIGDFGLACRDIIVDAQDCEPSASCSFHTSGVGTFVYAAPEQLKGSNYDSKSDMYSMGIVAVELFQPFGTEMERVHTLEDVRRGKVPSGFSEQWATLSGYISLLTSPEPCRRPSAAHLLQSELFHDKNRVIHNLQRKVEEQEEEIVQLKKQISELQSTQDALRQLGPT, encoded by the exons ATGTGGAGCGGTGAAGGCAAACCGACTGAGGAAAGTTCAAGTAACGACCGCATACTAGTTCGCAGGAATGTAGGCTACAAAAGTAGGAGATTCAGTGGAAACGTCTTTGAGTTACCGAAAGAAGACGAGGAAGACCTTCAGTTTGACA CTTCGGACTCTGCTGAAAATGGCGAGGTACTCATTTCTGGTAAACAGTACCTGTCCATCCAGGATTTTGCCTCCACAATTCCCAACCACCTGCTGTTAGGTTCCCTCCTAGAGCATTTGTGTTTTGTCTATGAGAAAGATCAGCAGCGATCACGTATGCTTTTCAAAG TGATTGGACAGCGGTTGGCAGCGATGAACCTGCTCTCTCCGCTGGCCGTAAGCGATGAGTTCAGCACTGTGAGGCTCCAGCACAACAGGGCCTTTGCTGAGCTGCTGCATGCCGCCAGCACTTCCCTCTTCCACCAG GACCATAGGTATTTAAATACAGATAATCAGAGCCTCAAGACAAG ACCAAAAGATGGTCTTTTCCAAGCTCAGACATCTCGCTACCTCAGTGAGTTTGAGGAAATATGTGGACTTGGCAAAGGATCGTATGGAAAGGTTTTTCAG GTGAGGAATAAATTGGATGGCCAGTTGTATGCAGTTAAGAAAATTCTGATAAAGCATGTTACAAGAGAAGACTGTAGAaag GTGCTTAGGGAGGTGAAATTGCTGTCTAGCGTACAGCATCCTAACATAGTGGGTTATcacacagcctggatggaacaTGTGCAGTCTTCAGAGGAAA ACCCAAAATCTGTCATTTCTAATTTACCAGCATTGAAACCATCATCAATGAAAGA CAGTGATGGTTCCTCTATAGTATTTGAAAGCTCCTACTGCCCAGAAGCTAACATGCAAGACTCTCTGAAGGAAGCTAGCACAGCAGAAGGTGTACCTGGAAGCACACCAGAGCAGAGTGAAGCGGTGTGCTCCAAAGGCAGGAGCACTATGGATAACTTTGTGCCTTGTGTGTTTCTGGGGGATCCGCATGTAACGGCGGTGAACGGCTGCCCCGTGGCCAATTGGGATGGCTCTGCGTTGACAGAGGGCCAGTCAAATAGGAGCATGTTTGAGTTAAACAACTCTTATTTTGAAACAGACAGTCACCAGTGCAGTGACAAGCATACCCAAAAG ATGCAGCTCCAGCTCATGCTGTACATCCAAATGCAGCTGTGCAAACTCTCTCTGAGGGACTGGATCCTGGAGCGGAACCAGGGCAGCACTTCCCCATCAG ATCCTTATGGGAGTGTAGATGTGGAAAAAACATTCAGAATTCTCCGGGCAATACTTGAAGGAGTGGACTATATCCATTCCAGAGGAATTATGCACAGAGACCTCAAG CCTAGAAATATTTTCCTACATGGACCTGACTGCCACGTGAAGATCGGAGACTTTGGGCTCGCATGCAGAGACATAATAGTGGATGCTCAAGATTGTGAGCCCAGTGCCAGTT GCTCCTTTCACACCTCTGGAGTAGGAACATTTGTGTATGCTGCACCAGAACAACTAAAGGGCTCCAACTACGATTCAAAG TCTGATATGTACAGCATGGGGATAGTTGCTGTTGAGCTTTTCCAGCCTTTCGGGACCGAGATGGAGCGTGTGCATACACTGGAGGATGTCCGCCGAGGGAAGGTCCCCAGTGGCTTCTCAGAGCAGTGGGCCACGCTTAGCGGTTACATCAGTCTGCTGACCAGCCCGGAGCCCTGCCGACGGCCCAGTGCAGCCCACCTACTGCAAAGTGAGCTCTTTCATGACAAAAACAGG GTTATCCATAATTTGCAAAGGAAGGTTGAGGAGCAAGAGGAAGAGATTGTGCAGCTGAAGAAGCAAATCAGTGAACTGCAGAGCACTCAGGATGCATTACGACAGCTGGGTCCAACCTGA
- the eif2ak1 gene encoding eukaryotic translation initiation factor 2-alpha kinase 1 isoform X2, producing the protein MWSGEGKPTEESSSNDRILVRRNVGYKSRRFSGNVFELPKEDEEDLQFDTSDSAENGEVLISGKQYLSIQDFASTIPNHLLLGSLLEHLCFVYEKDQQRSRMLFKVIGQRLAAMNLLSPLAVSDEFSTVRLQHNRAFAELLHAASTSLFHQDHRYLNTDNQSLKTRPKDGLFQAQTSRYLSEFEEICGLGKGSYGKVFQVRNKLDGQLYAVKKILIKHVTREDCRKVLREVKLLSSVQHPNIVGYHTAWMEHVQSSEENPKSVISNLPALKPSSMKDDGSSIVFESSYCPEANMQDSLKEASTAEGVPGSTPEQSEAVCSKGRSTMDNFVPCVFLGDPHVTAVNGCPVANWDGSALTEGQSNRSMFELNNSYFETDSHQCSDKHTQKMQLQLMLYIQMQLCKLSLRDWILERNQGSTSPSDPYGSVDVEKTFRILRAILEGVDYIHSRGIMHRDLKPRNIFLHGPDCHVKIGDFGLACRDIIVDAQDCEPSASCSFHTSGVGTFVYAAPEQLKGSNYDSKSDMYSMGIVAVELFQPFGTEMERVHTLEDVRRGKVPSGFSEQWATLSGYISLLTSPEPCRRPSAAHLLQSELFHDKNRVIHNLQRKVEEQEEEIVQLKKQISELQSTQDALRQLGPT; encoded by the exons ATGTGGAGCGGTGAAGGCAAACCGACTGAGGAAAGTTCAAGTAACGACCGCATACTAGTTCGCAGGAATGTAGGCTACAAAAGTAGGAGATTCAGTGGAAACGTCTTTGAGTTACCGAAAGAAGACGAGGAAGACCTTCAGTTTGACA CTTCGGACTCTGCTGAAAATGGCGAGGTACTCATTTCTGGTAAACAGTACCTGTCCATCCAGGATTTTGCCTCCACAATTCCCAACCACCTGCTGTTAGGTTCCCTCCTAGAGCATTTGTGTTTTGTCTATGAGAAAGATCAGCAGCGATCACGTATGCTTTTCAAAG TGATTGGACAGCGGTTGGCAGCGATGAACCTGCTCTCTCCGCTGGCCGTAAGCGATGAGTTCAGCACTGTGAGGCTCCAGCACAACAGGGCCTTTGCTGAGCTGCTGCATGCCGCCAGCACTTCCCTCTTCCACCAG GACCATAGGTATTTAAATACAGATAATCAGAGCCTCAAGACAAG ACCAAAAGATGGTCTTTTCCAAGCTCAGACATCTCGCTACCTCAGTGAGTTTGAGGAAATATGTGGACTTGGCAAAGGATCGTATGGAAAGGTTTTTCAG GTGAGGAATAAATTGGATGGCCAGTTGTATGCAGTTAAGAAAATTCTGATAAAGCATGTTACAAGAGAAGACTGTAGAaag GTGCTTAGGGAGGTGAAATTGCTGTCTAGCGTACAGCATCCTAACATAGTGGGTTATcacacagcctggatggaacaTGTGCAGTCTTCAGAGGAAA ACCCAAAATCTGTCATTTCTAATTTACCAGCATTGAAACCATCATCAATGAAAGA TGATGGTTCCTCTATAGTATTTGAAAGCTCCTACTGCCCAGAAGCTAACATGCAAGACTCTCTGAAGGAAGCTAGCACAGCAGAAGGTGTACCTGGAAGCACACCAGAGCAGAGTGAAGCGGTGTGCTCCAAAGGCAGGAGCACTATGGATAACTTTGTGCCTTGTGTGTTTCTGGGGGATCCGCATGTAACGGCGGTGAACGGCTGCCCCGTGGCCAATTGGGATGGCTCTGCGTTGACAGAGGGCCAGTCAAATAGGAGCATGTTTGAGTTAAACAACTCTTATTTTGAAACAGACAGTCACCAGTGCAGTGACAAGCATACCCAAAAG ATGCAGCTCCAGCTCATGCTGTACATCCAAATGCAGCTGTGCAAACTCTCTCTGAGGGACTGGATCCTGGAGCGGAACCAGGGCAGCACTTCCCCATCAG ATCCTTATGGGAGTGTAGATGTGGAAAAAACATTCAGAATTCTCCGGGCAATACTTGAAGGAGTGGACTATATCCATTCCAGAGGAATTATGCACAGAGACCTCAAG CCTAGAAATATTTTCCTACATGGACCTGACTGCCACGTGAAGATCGGAGACTTTGGGCTCGCATGCAGAGACATAATAGTGGATGCTCAAGATTGTGAGCCCAGTGCCAGTT GCTCCTTTCACACCTCTGGAGTAGGAACATTTGTGTATGCTGCACCAGAACAACTAAAGGGCTCCAACTACGATTCAAAG TCTGATATGTACAGCATGGGGATAGTTGCTGTTGAGCTTTTCCAGCCTTTCGGGACCGAGATGGAGCGTGTGCATACACTGGAGGATGTCCGCCGAGGGAAGGTCCCCAGTGGCTTCTCAGAGCAGTGGGCCACGCTTAGCGGTTACATCAGTCTGCTGACCAGCCCGGAGCCCTGCCGACGGCCCAGTGCAGCCCACCTACTGCAAAGTGAGCTCTTTCATGACAAAAACAGG GTTATCCATAATTTGCAAAGGAAGGTTGAGGAGCAAGAGGAAGAGATTGTGCAGCTGAAGAAGCAAATCAGTGAACTGCAGAGCACTCAGGATGCATTACGACAGCTGGGTCCAACCTGA
- the eif2ak1 gene encoding eukaryotic translation initiation factor 2-alpha kinase 1 isoform X3, protein MAQENKDIFQLIAKVIAEASDSAENGEVLISGKQYLSIQDFASTIPNHLLLGSLLEHLCFVYEKDQQRSRMLFKVIGQRLAAMNLLSPLAVSDEFSTVRLQHNRAFAELLHAASTSLFHQDHRYLNTDNQSLKTRPKDGLFQAQTSRYLSEFEEICGLGKGSYGKVFQVRNKLDGQLYAVKKILIKHVTREDCRKVLREVKLLSSVQHPNIVGYHTAWMEHVQSSEENPKSVISNLPALKPSSMKDSDGSSIVFESSYCPEANMQDSLKEASTAEGVPGSTPEQSEAVCSKGRSTMDNFVPCVFLGDPHVTAVNGCPVANWDGSALTEGQSNRSMFELNNSYFETDSHQCSDKHTQKMQLQLMLYIQMQLCKLSLRDWILERNQGSTSPSDPYGSVDVEKTFRILRAILEGVDYIHSRGIMHRDLKPRNIFLHGPDCHVKIGDFGLACRDIIVDAQDCEPSASCSFHTSGVGTFVYAAPEQLKGSNYDSKSDMYSMGIVAVELFQPFGTEMERVHTLEDVRRGKVPSGFSEQWATLSGYISLLTSPEPCRRPSAAHLLQSELFHDKNRVIHNLQRKVEEQEEEIVQLKKQISELQSTQDALRQLGPT, encoded by the exons ATGGCACAAGAGAATAAAGATATTTTTCAGTTGATTGCTAAAGTCATTGCCGAAG CTTCGGACTCTGCTGAAAATGGCGAGGTACTCATTTCTGGTAAACAGTACCTGTCCATCCAGGATTTTGCCTCCACAATTCCCAACCACCTGCTGTTAGGTTCCCTCCTAGAGCATTTGTGTTTTGTCTATGAGAAAGATCAGCAGCGATCACGTATGCTTTTCAAAG TGATTGGACAGCGGTTGGCAGCGATGAACCTGCTCTCTCCGCTGGCCGTAAGCGATGAGTTCAGCACTGTGAGGCTCCAGCACAACAGGGCCTTTGCTGAGCTGCTGCATGCCGCCAGCACTTCCCTCTTCCACCAG GACCATAGGTATTTAAATACAGATAATCAGAGCCTCAAGACAAG ACCAAAAGATGGTCTTTTCCAAGCTCAGACATCTCGCTACCTCAGTGAGTTTGAGGAAATATGTGGACTTGGCAAAGGATCGTATGGAAAGGTTTTTCAG GTGAGGAATAAATTGGATGGCCAGTTGTATGCAGTTAAGAAAATTCTGATAAAGCATGTTACAAGAGAAGACTGTAGAaag GTGCTTAGGGAGGTGAAATTGCTGTCTAGCGTACAGCATCCTAACATAGTGGGTTATcacacagcctggatggaacaTGTGCAGTCTTCAGAGGAAA ACCCAAAATCTGTCATTTCTAATTTACCAGCATTGAAACCATCATCAATGAAAGA CAGTGATGGTTCCTCTATAGTATTTGAAAGCTCCTACTGCCCAGAAGCTAACATGCAAGACTCTCTGAAGGAAGCTAGCACAGCAGAAGGTGTACCTGGAAGCACACCAGAGCAGAGTGAAGCGGTGTGCTCCAAAGGCAGGAGCACTATGGATAACTTTGTGCCTTGTGTGTTTCTGGGGGATCCGCATGTAACGGCGGTGAACGGCTGCCCCGTGGCCAATTGGGATGGCTCTGCGTTGACAGAGGGCCAGTCAAATAGGAGCATGTTTGAGTTAAACAACTCTTATTTTGAAACAGACAGTCACCAGTGCAGTGACAAGCATACCCAAAAG ATGCAGCTCCAGCTCATGCTGTACATCCAAATGCAGCTGTGCAAACTCTCTCTGAGGGACTGGATCCTGGAGCGGAACCAGGGCAGCACTTCCCCATCAG ATCCTTATGGGAGTGTAGATGTGGAAAAAACATTCAGAATTCTCCGGGCAATACTTGAAGGAGTGGACTATATCCATTCCAGAGGAATTATGCACAGAGACCTCAAG CCTAGAAATATTTTCCTACATGGACCTGACTGCCACGTGAAGATCGGAGACTTTGGGCTCGCATGCAGAGACATAATAGTGGATGCTCAAGATTGTGAGCCCAGTGCCAGTT GCTCCTTTCACACCTCTGGAGTAGGAACATTTGTGTATGCTGCACCAGAACAACTAAAGGGCTCCAACTACGATTCAAAG TCTGATATGTACAGCATGGGGATAGTTGCTGTTGAGCTTTTCCAGCCTTTCGGGACCGAGATGGAGCGTGTGCATACACTGGAGGATGTCCGCCGAGGGAAGGTCCCCAGTGGCTTCTCAGAGCAGTGGGCCACGCTTAGCGGTTACATCAGTCTGCTGACCAGCCCGGAGCCCTGCCGACGGCCCAGTGCAGCCCACCTACTGCAAAGTGAGCTCTTTCATGACAAAAACAGG GTTATCCATAATTTGCAAAGGAAGGTTGAGGAGCAAGAGGAAGAGATTGTGCAGCTGAAGAAGCAAATCAGTGAACTGCAGAGCACTCAGGATGCATTACGACAGCTGGGTCCAACCTGA